The following are encoded in a window of Impatiens glandulifera chromosome 5, dImpGla2.1, whole genome shotgun sequence genomic DNA:
- the LOC124940221 gene encoding protein PSK SIMULATOR 1-like, whose product MVAEPWLLRMGSQVSSNLKHALPIQSNTKTSKSNHEHKQVIGILSFEIANLISKTVHLYKSLTVREISKLKNEISESDGLRNLVSSNESHLLDLAFIEKLDDLTQIAGVVSRLGKKCTVPVLQRFEHVYGDIVKGDIDVKRVGFLVKDMEGMMRKMERYVNSTANLYREMQMLNELEKATKKFNNHEETRKVFDQKLQWKKQDVSHLKQTSLWNQTYDKIIELLARTICTIYAQINIQKQGWVIQNSTIGGSGLALHYSKVIIIIEKFLCYPNLVREEEARDDLYQMLPKSLRRSLKTKLKNMKSDSDSDSDSDSDSDSDSMINDWRRKVEEKVRWIGPLAHNMIRWENERNFEQQQMLSRTNNVMLMQTLYYGDRIKVEDAICEMIVGLNYIFRDEHEQKREDNMVLDCDSSCSFDFEDFIEWQMDHQSIYV is encoded by the coding sequence ATGGTGGCGGAGCCTTGGCTTTTAAGAATGGGTAGCCAGGTAAGTTCAAATCTCAAACACGCTCTTCCAATTCAATCCAATACAAAAACATCGAAATCAAATCATGAACACAAACAAGTTATAGGAATTCTCTCATTCGAAATTGCAAATCTCATTTCAAAAACCGTTCACCTATACAAATCTCTAACTGTTCGCGAGATCTCCAAGCTGAAGAACGAAATCTCCGAATCCGATGGACTAAGAAACCTAGTTTCCTCTAACGAATCTCATCTTCTTGATCTCGCGTTTATAGAGAAACTCGATGATCTAACTCAAATCGCTGGTGTAGTTTCTAGATTAGGTAAGAAATGTACTGTCCCTGTTCTTCAACGGTTTGAGCATGTTTATGGAGATATAGTGAAAGGAGATATTGATGTGAAGAGAGTTGGATTTCTCGTTAAGGATATGGAAGGTATGATGAGGAAGATGGAGAGATATGTTAATTCAACTGCGAATTTGTACAGAGAAATGCAGATGTTGAATGAATTAGAGAAAGCAACGAAGAAATTCAATAATCATGAAGAGACACGGAAGGTGTTCGATCAAAAGCTTCAATGGAAGAAACAAGATGTAAGTCATCTAAAACAAACTTCTCTTTGGAATCAAACATATGATAAAATCATCGAGTTATTAGCTAGAACAATTTGTACCATCTACGCCCAAATCAATATCCAAAAACAAGGGTGGGTAATTCAAAACTCGACAATTGGAGGGTCTGGGCTAGCTTTACATTACTCGAAAGTGATAATCATAATCGAGAAATTCCTCTGCTACCCAAATCTAGTTCGAGAAGAGGAAGCTCGAGATGATCTATACCAAATGTTACCGAAAAGCTTAAGAAGGTCCCTTAAAACCAAATTGAAGAACATGAAGTCTGATTCTGATTCTGATTCTGATTCTGATTCTGATTCTGATTCTGATTCGATGATCAATGATTGGAGAAGGAAGGTGGAGGAAAAGGTGAGATGGATTGGGCCTCTTGCACATAACATGATTAGGTGGGAAAATGAGCGTAATTTTGAGCAACAACAAATGTTATCGAGAACCAACAACGTTATGTTGATGCAGACATTGTATTATGGTGATAGGATTAAGGTTGAAGATGCGATTTGTGAAATGATTGTGGGGTTGAACTATATATTTCGAGATGAGCATGAACAAAAACGAGAGGATAATATGGTATTGGATTGTGATAGTAGTTGCAGCTTTGATTTTGAAGATTTTATTGAATGGCAAATGGATCATCAATCAATCTATGTATAG